One part of the Sphingobium yanoikuyae genome encodes these proteins:
- a CDS encoding MBL fold metallo-hydrolase gives MARAVAMMKAVGVALLFLLIAACLATVIVPPFLDRIYYEGPASRHYDGARFFNPDGAIDMPAPPGTSRQGFIARWLLGNDDRPAWPDAVAVKPARPAPFAAPRGMVATWVGHATVLVQAAGINILTDPIWSDHASPFPPLGPKRVAEPGIRMKDLPRIDLIVISHNHYDHLDIPTLKMLWQRDRPRIVTALGNDAILKANGIPSVALDWGQSVTGAQLNGLVPEAVIQCENYEHCPDYRVHATRNHHWSSRWFTDRNRALWSSFLIETRAGNIYFAGDTGAGDMGWTGDATRFGPIRLALIPIGAFRFWPGQMESDAHIGPRRAVELFERLGASTAIPIHWGTFRLSYEKRDTPPRMLEQYLRCAGIERKRFAPMRIGQSLLVPNVSPVPRGPRHCDQRAIDALQ, from the coding sequence ATGGCGCGCGCGGTTGCAATGATGAAGGCTGTCGGGGTCGCGCTGCTGTTCCTGCTGATCGCCGCCTGCCTGGCGACGGTGATCGTGCCGCCCTTCCTCGACCGCATCTATTATGAGGGGCCGGCGAGCCGCCATTATGACGGCGCCCGCTTCTTCAACCCCGATGGCGCGATCGACATGCCCGCCCCGCCCGGCACCAGCCGGCAGGGCTTCATCGCCCGCTGGCTGCTGGGCAATGACGATCGCCCCGCATGGCCCGATGCGGTGGCGGTCAAGCCGGCGCGCCCCGCCCCCTTTGCCGCGCCGCGCGGCATGGTCGCCACCTGGGTCGGCCATGCGACCGTGCTGGTGCAGGCGGCGGGCATCAACATATTGACCGACCCGATCTGGTCCGACCATGCCAGCCCCTTTCCGCCGCTGGGGCCAAAACGGGTCGCGGAGCCGGGCATCAGGATGAAGGATCTGCCCAGGATCGACCTGATCGTCATCAGCCATAATCATTATGACCATCTGGATATCCCGACACTCAAGATGCTGTGGCAGCGCGACCGGCCCAGGATCGTCACGGCGCTGGGCAATGACGCGATATTGAAGGCGAACGGCATCCCGTCGGTGGCGCTCGACTGGGGTCAGTCGGTGACCGGCGCGCAGTTGAACGGACTTGTGCCCGAAGCGGTGATCCAGTGCGAGAATTACGAGCATTGCCCGGACTATCGGGTCCATGCGACGCGCAACCATCATTGGAGCAGCCGCTGGTTCACCGACCGCAACCGGGCGCTCTGGTCGAGCTTCCTGATCGAGACGCGGGCGGGCAATATCTATTTTGCCGGTGACACCGGCGCGGGCGACATGGGCTGGACCGGCGATGCAACGCGGTTCGGGCCGATCCGGCTGGCGCTGATCCCGATCGGCGCCTTTCGCTTCTGGCCGGGACAGATGGAATCGGACGCGCATATCGGCCCGCGCCGCGCGGTCGAACTGTTCGAGCGGCTGGGCGCTTCGACCGCGATCCCGATCCACTGGGGCACCTTCCGCCTCTCCTACGAGAAGCGCGACACGCCGCCGCGGATGCTGGAGCAATATCTGCGCTGCGCGGGGATAGAACGAAAGCGCTTCGCGCCGATGCGGATCGGCCAGTCGCTGCTGGTACCCAATGTCAGCCCGGTGCCGCGCGGCCCCAGACATTGCGACCAGCGGGCGATCGACGCGCTGCAATAG
- a CDS encoding arylsulfatase has protein sequence MSKKPNILIIWGDDVGMWNLSCYHRGMMGGSTPNIDRIAKKGMIFMDHYAQASCTAGRAAFITGQYPIRVGLSTVGLAGAPQGMQKEDPTIAELLKPHGYATGQFGKNHLGDRDEHLPTAHGFDEFFGILYHLNAGQYSEEYDYPKDPEVAKAFAWRGVIHSKADGKGGQSIEDKGPFGSERQKTLVNEFMVESKRFITDAVKADKPFFVWHNTTRMHYQTHLPPEYDGVTGYGLYADGVKQMDDHVGELLDLLEELGVADDTFVMFSTDNGAASNSWPDGGNQPFRGEKGVGGYEGGFRVPCVVSWPGHVQENVATGEFMAMEDWMPTILSALGEPELKDELLKGKTIGSMTYKVHLDGYDQTELLSGKGKSKRKDFYYFTETTLHGLRYGDWKFLFKTQDKWFNGIQENLNTPLITNLKLDPFERFHEARGFDEWQENRSWTLAPATAQIAKFMKSLQEYPPRIKSLDFDLDAMVADASASQAR, from the coding sequence ATGAGCAAAAAGCCGAATATTCTCATCATCTGGGGCGATGACGTCGGGATGTGGAATCTCAGCTGCTATCATCGCGGCATGATGGGCGGCTCGACCCCCAATATCGATCGCATCGCCAAGAAGGGCATGATCTTCATGGATCATTATGCCCAGGCCTCCTGCACCGCCGGCCGCGCCGCCTTCATCACCGGCCAATATCCGATCCGCGTCGGCCTCAGCACCGTCGGCCTCGCCGGCGCGCCGCAGGGCATGCAGAAGGAAGATCCCACGATCGCAGAACTGCTCAAGCCCCATGGCTATGCCACCGGCCAGTTCGGCAAGAACCATCTGGGCGACCGGGACGAGCATCTGCCGACCGCGCATGGCTTCGACGAATTTTTCGGCATCCTCTATCACCTCAATGCCGGCCAATATTCGGAAGAATATGATTATCCCAAGGATCCCGAAGTGGCCAAGGCCTTCGCCTGGCGCGGCGTGATCCACAGCAAGGCCGACGGCAAGGGGGGCCAGTCGATCGAGGACAAGGGGCCTTTCGGTTCCGAGCGACAGAAGACGCTCGTCAATGAATTCATGGTCGAATCCAAGCGCTTCATCACCGATGCGGTGAAGGCCGACAAGCCCTTCTTCGTCTGGCACAACACGACGCGCATGCATTACCAGACCCACCTGCCGCCCGAATATGACGGCGTCACCGGCTATGGTCTCTATGCCGACGGCGTGAAGCAGATGGACGATCATGTCGGCGAACTGCTCGACCTGCTCGAAGAACTGGGCGTGGCCGACGACACGTTCGTCATGTTCTCGACCGACAATGGCGCGGCCTCCAATTCATGGCCCGATGGCGGCAACCAGCCCTTCCGCGGCGAAAAGGGCGTCGGCGGCTATGAAGGCGGCTTCCGCGTGCCCTGCGTCGTCAGCTGGCCCGGCCATGTGCAGGAAAATGTCGCCACTGGCGAGTTCATGGCGATGGAGGACTGGATGCCCACCATCCTGTCCGCGCTGGGCGAGCCGGAGCTCAAGGATGAACTGCTCAAGGGCAAGACCATCGGCAGCATGACCTACAAGGTCCATCTCGACGGCTATGACCAGACCGAATTGCTCAGCGGCAAGGGCAAGTCGAAGCGCAAGGATTTCTACTATTTCACGGAAACCACGCTGCACGGCCTGCGCTATGGCGACTGGAAGTTCCTGTTCAAGACGCAGGACAAATGGTTCAACGGCATTCAGGAAAATCTGAACACGCCGCTGATCACCAATTTGAAGCTCGATCCGTTCGAGCGTTTCCATGAAGCGCGCGGCTTCGACGAGTGGCAGGAAAACCGATCCTGGACGCTGGCGCCGGCCACCGCGCAGATCGCAAAGTTCATGAAGTCGCTTCAGGAATATCCGCCGCGCATCAAGAGCCTGGATTTCGATCTGGACGCGATGGTGGCGGACGCATCGGCCTCGCAGGCGCGCTGA